The following proteins are encoded in a genomic region of Lentilitoribacter sp. Alg239-R112:
- a CDS encoding Gfo/Idh/MocA family oxidoreductase, translating to MAASNPKKTIRLGMVGGGQGAFIGAVHRIASRIDNRFKLVAGALSSNPERALASGRELGLDDDRSYTDYKEMARHEADLKDGIEAVAIVTPNHLHAPIASAFLSAGIHVICDKPLTTNLDEAIDLEKKVHQSKKLFILTHNYTGYPVIRQAREMIANGTLGNIRIVRAEYAQDWLTEAADDDNKQATWRSDPKMAGSGAIGDIGTHAFNLANFVSGLETEQLSAELSRFVPNRQLDDNAHINIRYKGGARGTIWASQVAPGNENSLTLRIYGEKGGLEWSQEDPNYLWHTPFGEPKRLITRSGNGASDIANRVSRVPGGHPEGYLEGFATIYSEAAIAIEAYKTGASLPEGHHINTIEDGVYGMKFIDACQRSSINNASWVSL from the coding sequence ATGGCCGCATCTAACCCCAAAAAAACTATACGCCTTGGCATGGTTGGCGGTGGGCAAGGCGCATTTATAGGCGCTGTTCATCGTATAGCCTCGCGCATCGACAATCGTTTCAAACTCGTTGCCGGTGCCCTCTCATCCAATCCTGAACGCGCCTTGGCATCTGGCCGAGAATTGGGACTTGATGATGATCGTAGCTATACAGATTATAAGGAAATGGCCCGCCATGAAGCTGATCTTAAGGACGGTATTGAAGCTGTTGCAATTGTTACGCCTAATCATTTACACGCGCCTATAGCGAGCGCTTTCCTGAGCGCTGGCATTCATGTGATTTGCGACAAGCCACTTACAACCAATCTTGACGAAGCAATAGATCTCGAAAAGAAGGTCCATCAAAGCAAGAAACTATTCATTCTTACGCATAATTACACGGGCTATCCGGTCATTCGCCAAGCACGTGAAATGATTGCCAATGGCACGTTGGGAAACATTCGAATTGTTCGCGCTGAATATGCTCAGGACTGGCTTACTGAGGCTGCTGATGATGATAACAAACAAGCCACATGGCGTTCAGACCCTAAAATGGCAGGCAGTGGTGCAATAGGAGATATTGGAACACATGCCTTCAATCTAGCTAATTTTGTCTCCGGGCTTGAGACTGAGCAATTATCAGCGGAACTATCTCGTTTTGTACCCAACCGCCAACTGGATGATAATGCACACATTAATATTCGCTACAAAGGTGGTGCTAGAGGGACTATATGGGCCAGCCAAGTGGCACCCGGAAACGAGAACTCGCTTACGCTACGTATCTATGGAGAAAAAGGCGGATTAGAATGGTCACAAGAAGACCCTAATTATCTTTGGCATACGCCATTTGGCGAACCAAAGAGATTAATCACACGGTCTGGTAATGGCGCCAGCGACATTGCAAATCGTGTTAGTCGGGTACCCGGTGGACACCCTGAAGGATATCTTGAGGGTTTTGCAACAATTTACTCAGAAGCTGCAATTGCCATCGAGGCTTATAAAACCGGCGCGAGCCTGCCAGAAGGCCACCATATTAATACGATCGAAGATGGTGTTT
- a CDS encoding sugar phosphate isomerase/epimerase, which yields MTKNMKGPAIFLAQFAGDTAPFNSLPTIAKWAAGLGYEGIQIPAWDTRFFDLEKAATSRIYCDEVKGICSDAGVEITELSTHLIGQLVAVNPVYDEQFDGFVPEHVRGNPKARQEWAVQQMLFAAKASQNLGLGGSVSFTGSLAFPYLYPWPQRPQGLIEETFAELGRRWTPILNAYEDAGCNIGYEIHPGEDVFDGITFEMFLDAVGNHPRCMINYDPSHFVLQQLDYLEFIDIYHERISAFHVKDAEFNPTGRQGVYSGYQNWTERAGRFRSLGDGQVDFSGIFSRLATYGFNGWPVLEWECCLKHPEVGAAEGAPFIRKHTIPLTDKAFDDFADSETDMAAIHRMIGTK from the coding sequence TTCATTGCCTACAATCGCAAAATGGGCTGCTGGTCTTGGTTATGAAGGGATACAAATCCCTGCTTGGGATACGCGCTTTTTTGATCTTGAAAAAGCCGCAACATCAAGAATCTATTGTGATGAAGTTAAAGGTATTTGTTCCGATGCTGGTGTTGAAATCACAGAATTATCGACCCACTTGATCGGCCAGCTGGTTGCAGTAAATCCCGTATATGACGAACAATTTGACGGCTTCGTGCCCGAACATGTTCGAGGCAATCCGAAGGCTCGTCAGGAATGGGCCGTGCAGCAAATGCTGTTTGCTGCAAAGGCAAGTCAAAATTTAGGACTTGGAGGATCTGTTTCATTTACAGGTTCTCTTGCATTTCCTTATCTCTACCCATGGCCCCAGCGTCCACAAGGGCTTATTGAAGAAACATTTGCGGAGCTTGGACGCAGATGGACACCAATTTTAAATGCATATGAAGATGCAGGCTGCAATATAGGTTATGAAATCCATCCCGGTGAGGATGTTTTTGATGGCATAACATTTGAAATGTTTCTAGATGCCGTTGGCAACCATCCAAGATGCATGATTAATTATGATCCGTCGCATTTTGTATTACAGCAATTAGACTATCTCGAATTCATTGATATCTACCACGAACGCATCAGTGCTTTTCATGTCAAAGATGCAGAATTTAATCCAACTGGTCGTCAAGGTGTTTACTCCGGGTATCAAAACTGGACAGAGCGCGCGGGCCGCTTTCGCTCATTAGGAGATGGGCAAGTTGATTTTTCGGGTATTTTCTCACGTCTTGCAACATATGGATTTAATGGTTGGCCTGTTCTCGAGTGGGAATGTTGTTTGAAACATCCCGAAGTTGGCGCCGCAGAAGGTGCGCCATTTATCCGCAAACATACCATACCTCTAACAGATAAAGCATTTGATGATTTTGCAGATTCTGAAACTGATATGGCAGCCATACACCGCATGATTGGCACTAAGTAA